A genome region from Desulfocurvus vexinensis DSM 17965 includes the following:
- a CDS encoding HK97-fold major capsid protein, with the protein METIRMNVHSQEYMETMARLMSEALESPDGMRALAAAIAEPIEQEIKRKEISSLLLTKHTLPKGERPLYQKKPKVKAYWISTEGEAQEQEVGKDEVEFPTNRIHSAPMVDVSVLKNGNIGTLMDIQTSAADEIRKEIDKRTITVLSAAVPAANTVEVTGATLTEEALNEAISIIEDCSGLQFFGHSFALIRPLLTPGRSAPF; encoded by the coding sequence ATGGAGACGATCCGCATGAACGTGCACAGCCAGGAATACATGGAGACGATGGCGCGCCTGATGTCCGAAGCGCTCGAGTCCCCCGATGGGATGCGCGCGCTGGCCGCGGCCATCGCCGAGCCCATCGAACAGGAAATCAAACGCAAGGAGATCTCTTCGCTGTTGCTCACGAAGCACACCCTGCCCAAGGGCGAGCGTCCTCTCTACCAGAAAAAACCAAAGGTCAAGGCCTACTGGATTTCCACCGAGGGCGAGGCTCAGGAGCAGGAAGTCGGCAAGGACGAAGTGGAGTTTCCCACTAACCGCATTCACTCCGCGCCTATGGTCGACGTCTCGGTGCTCAAGAACGGCAACATCGGCACCCTGATGGACATCCAGACCTCGGCCGCGGACGAAATCCGCAAGGAGATCGACAAGCGGACCATTACGGTGCTTTCGGCGGCCGTGCCCGCGGCCAACACCGTGGAGGTGACCGGCGCGACACTCACCGAGGAGGCGCTCAACGAGGCGATTTCCATCATCGAGGACTGTAGCGGTCTACAGTTTTTTGGACACTCATTTGCGCTAATCAGGCCGCTATTGACACCGGGGCGGTCTGCTCCTTTCTGA